A genomic segment from Aegilops tauschii subsp. strangulata cultivar AL8/78 chromosome 1, Aet v6.0, whole genome shotgun sequence encodes:
- the LOC109734558 gene encoding uncharacterized protein codes for MEAPPAPGVGAQTLALAVAAAAACSVEDKGAKRARKRSRYLDDYEIPTILNALHGDGDDDCIVAPPPPPAPRKGAASEGPALLLRLQAPDLLAALHRCAASPYDDEPLEGVDAGALLAFFALHREASASVSVPATHRAGKDTALVTTGQHRSNDAPAAARPNPCQAMAFGGGSAGNQQAGGIAIGHAAYAQAHHHIGAGPSNADAAALGGPGPSKRRNKKKVTFALGAPGASGAGCPAQPGAATHSSSIGSAGSTPNKPAKNKKAVNGQQHFSKPVALILQFAPGTAADQLPSKEQLHSTLRGFGPLIEPSTEITKKQARVVFQSSAAAEAAYSCVHTLGTFAAARLQYLRPPPPPPKIPLTDVRKNLERMIASLTGPSLLGKEDSAWSLAGEMQHLLVKVDRVLNAGGAGPSTSVAAHHH; via the coding sequence ATGGAGGCCCCACCCGCGCCCGGCGTCGGGGCCCAAACCCTCGCGCTCGCCGTGGCCGCGGCCGCGGCCTGCAGCGTGGAGGACAAGGGGGCCAAGCGCGCGCGCAAGCGGAGCAGGTACCTCGACGACTACGAAATCCCCACCATCCTCAACGCCCtccacggcgacggcgacgacgactgCATCGTCGCCCCGCCTCCACCTCCCGCTCCAAGAAAGGGGGCGGCGAGCGAGGGCCCGGCGCTGCTCCTCCGGCTCCAGGCGCCCGACCTGCTCGCCGCGCTCCACCGCTGCGCCGCATCTCCCTACGACGACGAGCCGCTCGAGGGCGTCGACGCCGGCGCGCTCCTCGCCTTCTTCGCCCTCCACAGGGAAGCCTCCGCCTCCGTCTCCGTGCCCGCCACCCACCGCGCCGGCAAGGACACTGCCCTGGTTACCACGGGTCAGCATCGCTCTAATGATGCTCCTGCCGCCGCTCGCCCGAATCCATGCCAGGCCATGGCCTTCGGGGGCGGATCTGCCGGCAACCAACAGGCCGGTGGCATTGCCATTGGCCACGCCGCGTATGCGCAAGCCCACCACCACATTGGAGCTGGACCATCAAATGCAGATGCAGCCGCACTAGGGGGGCCTGGACCCAGcaagaggaggaacaagaagaaggTAACATTCGCACTGGGAGCGCCTGGTGCCTCCGGCGCCGGTTGCCCCGCCCAACCCGGTGCTGCTACCCACAGCAGCAGCATCGGCAGCGCCGGTTCCACGCCCAACAAGCCGGCCAAGAACAAGAAAGCTGTCAACGGGCAGCAGCATTTCAGCAAGCCGGTGGCCCTCATCCTGCAATTCGCCCCGGGCACCGCCGCCGATCAGCTCCCTTCCAAGGAGCAGCTCCACTCCACACTCCGCGGCTTCGGCCCCCTGATCGAGCCCAGCACCGAGATCACCAAGAAGCAGGCGCGCGTCGTGTTCCAGAGCAGCGCCGCGGCCGAGGCTGCCTACAGCTGCGTGCACACGCTCGGCACCTTCGCCGCGGCGCGGCTGCAGTAcctgcgcccgccgccgccccctccaaAGATCCCGCTGACGGACGTCCGGAAGAACCTCGAGAGGATGATCGCGTCCCTCACCGGCCCCTCTCTGCTCGGCAAGGAGGACAGCGCGTGGAGCCTCGCCGGAGAGATGCAGCACCTTCTGGTCAAGGTCGACAGGGTGCTGAATGCCGGCGGGGCAGGGCCTTCCACCTCAGTTGCTGCTCATCACCATTGA
- the LOC109734575 gene encoding large ribosomal subunit protein bL28c yields the protein MASMLCSYSVSMPAAARAPLLRSSASSYATSVGFATSQLAGLSLSLGLTSTAAVSLPAKNTIVARRICPFLEKKTNRANKVSFSNHKTKKQQFVNLQYKKLWWEAGKRYVKLRLSTKALKTIEKHGLDAVAKKAGIDLNKK from the exons ATGGCGTCCATGCTCTGCTCCTACTCCGTCTCCATGCCCGCCGCCGCCAGGGCTCCGCTCCTCCGGTCCAGCGCTAGCTCCTACGCCACCTCGGTCGGGTTCGCCACCTCGCAGCTCGCCGGCCTCAGCCTCAGCCTCGGCCTCACCTCCACGGCCGCGGTCTCCCTCCCCGCCAAGAACACCATCGTCGCGC GCCGGATCTGCCCCTTCTTGGAGAAGAAGACGAACCGGGCCAACAAGGTGTCCTTCTCCAACCACAAGACCAAGAAGCAGCAGTTTGTGAACCTGCAGTACAAGAAGCTGTGGTGGGAGGCCGGCAAGCGCTACGTCAAGCTCAGGCTCTCCACCAAGGCCCTCAAGACCATCGAGAAGCACGGCCTCGACGCCGTCGCCAAGAAGGCGGGGATCGACCTCAACAAGAAATGA